The following nucleotide sequence is from Zea mays cultivar B73 chromosome 1, Zm-B73-REFERENCE-NAM-5.0, whole genome shotgun sequence.
TTGTGCGAGGATggtttgaaagaaaggggagtatTTTGGAGTTTAATCAAAACAAGTGTTTTAAAATGATTTATTGTGCAAAACCAAGAGTTTTAACTTAGAAGTTAGAAaaatgagtttgattgcaaaattCAAAACAAGTGGTGGCTAAATgacccaaatatgccaaatcctatctATCTTCATCTGGTTTTAGTTTCGACTTCAATTTGCTATCTTTATGTCATATTTGGTTAAAAGTTAGTCAGTTTTGAGTTGTTTTAGGTGTGTTGgcataatcaccaaaaagggggagattgaaagagaaatgtgcccctggaccatttctagttgttttggtgattaaactcTTAACACACCACATTGGACAAACCACTTTGATATGAGTATGAGCACACGGTCTAGCAAAAGCACGTTGAAGGCAAAAAGTTCATATGAGGTGAATTAATGGGCCAAAAGTGTAACTTTGAGCAAACCAACATAAACATGAGGTTTAAGTGTTTGGATAAGTTGCACATACCCTACTCTATGTTTCTAGCCCTTTGTTTTAGCTACTAACTCCGTTTTGAAAAGAAATGCTTTTTGGACTTAGTTTTAGGCATATTGCAAATCCTGGTAAAACCGAGGAGAAAAATTATGTTTCTACACTTAGTCAATTAGATTAAGTactaactatgtttgtctaagtcgtagggaagctaccaagaagagacaaaagagttgaAGGAGTTTGTCTCAACAGAGCCAAACTTGTGTTGAACTAGGCAACATCAGACGACCCGGTGCcatcaccgtacagtccggtgtgcactggacaaccTAGTGGCCTGTACGGCTAAACTCACCAGCCTTGGGATTTTTGTTATAATTCACTGGATGGTCCAGGCCCctatcaccggacagttcggtgatccCTGGCAACTACTACTTTGACCTCCCTCCTCGATGCCCAACGGTCATCTAGGGTCGCCAGACGACCCGGTGCCCCCACAAATGGAAATCGAAGCAATCACACGATTTTTTTATCCGTTAGTGTGCGTTGTACGGTGTGTCGTGCATACATAGATAGGGAAGTTTTGGAGCtttcaaatgaagctccaacggctcctaggccccttgggtttATAAAAGGGACTCTGAGGCACCTCCATTTAGTACCTAAGTATCTCAAAAGCAAACCAACATTCTAATACTCTGTGACCTCATCTTCTAGTGATTTGAGAGAGATTCGAGCACCAATTTTGAGATGTTCTTGTGTGATATTGTACTCGTGCTCTTGTCTTTGCTTCTTATGCGTGTGTTGTTATGTTGTTCTTTTGTGTGTgtgttctttctccctcccttacTGTAGTCTTGATTGTGTTCATCTTTGTAAGgtcgtgagagactccaatttgtggagatttttCACAAACAAGATTGTGATATAAGGAAAAAAATCGTGGGACTCAAGCTGATCTTAGTGATCACTTAAgagggggttgattgcaaccccatTCCGAAGGAGGATACCATAACGTGGAGGTAGGCTTTGGCTGAACCACATGATAAATTGGATGTCTTGTCTCATTACTTTATTGTGATTTTTCCTCTTCCTAAGTTCTCTATTCTCACTTGTGATATTTCCCTAAGTTTAGTTCATATTTTGATAGAGCAATCAAGTGAGGGGAACTTGTCTCGCTTCTCCTTCTCTCAAACTTGTCTCTCAGTTGGTCCGACGGATGCCGTCAGAAAGTTAGACAATCACAAATTTTGCACAGAGTTATTATAATGGCTAGTTGGATGGCTGGGAGTTATAAATAGCTTATCAACCAGGTCATATTAATTCTCTTGTCCAATTTAATAGTTAAAATAACCTATTTGAAGTGTGTGAAAGAGGCATTGCAATTGAGGGTCTTGAGAGTTATGTATTGCTTGATTAGTGGCCTTACAGTGCATAAGATAGTAATTTCTGTGCACACAATGATCTTATTGAGCTTTAAAGAGTCAAGTGAGTTTGTTTTCATTACTCTTGATGATCGATGCCACCTAAGCAGTTCGGTGGTGACAAGAGTGTGGTGATCATCCGAAAAGCTTATGGGTGCCCCAACTCGGGATTGTACACAATGTTTCACTGTGATGGAGCGACGAATAACCATATCATAAAGAGCACTTGGTCTCAAGGGGGCAACACTCTTGCGCGAATGCTTCAACAAGAATTAGTGGGGAGTATTGACTTTCTGAGACTTCAACAAAATATTGAAGAGTTTTCTAACCCTTGCTTTACTATACACATTTATATTTGAGAAATTTACTTTAAGTATTTACCTTCTTATATTTGCCATGGCAATATAGTATTGAAAACTAGGATGTAAAACTCTCTCCTTTTTTTATTTATCACGGTTTAGTTCTATAATAAACTACCAAGCGACAAATATTCAAGAATGAAGGGAGTATTAAGCACTTGATTGAAGTTGGTCTTGCAATTAGAGATTAATTCATGTATTCCCTtcgttcataaatatatgacactgttgacttttaaaaaaactttgaccactcgtcttattcaaaaagaTAATAAGTTATCGTTTACCTTTTttgatttgttttatcacttaaggtagtttgtgcttgacttaaaattttatatttttgaataaatattttgaataaaacGAGTGATAAAGTTTTTGAAAAAAGTCAACAGTGTTATATTTTTTGAACGGAGGTAGTAAAAATTATTAAAGAAGGCCAATTCATCTCTTTTTTAGTCATCATGATCATTTCGACTAGAATCCGTGCAAGTTAAACTATCTTAAATTTAACTAACTATAGAAAAGTGTAACGATAAAATAAACATATTATGTAAATACTACCTGATGTTACTAATTCATAAATTTTGACAACGCATTCAAAAAAATATAGTCAAAATTTAACTTAAGATAAAGTAAATGCATGTTATGTAGTAATATTGAACCTGCAACTATTTAAATGCTTAATTTTTTCTTGCATGAGTTTTTGATCAAACAAAATCCATAAATGTGCATACATGATTGCATTCTATATCAGCATTATACATTGGTTTGGATTTTTCATGCATCGGTTTAGGCGAAGTAAACCATGGTTTGACCCCCAAAAAACGGACAGAAATGGCAAAGGGGCAAGGGGCATGAAGCAGAAGCACAGCTTTTGCCTCACCTCTCATGAGGGTAAAATGGTAATGTTCCGGAGAAAGCCAGGGTTTCTTCGGAGGCTTTATTTATCGTTTATCCACGGAACTTCCGGTGCCGGCGGCGACCACTTGTGGCGATCCATCCCTCACCATGTCGTCGGAGAAGGAGGCGGCGCTCGCCGCCGTGCTCGATGACAGCCCAACCATGTAAGCACCCTTCCCTTATCACGCGCCTTCTGTTGCAAGACCCACTTAGTAGACACCGTAGCAGTACAGTTCGGTGGTAACCGCTCCATCTATCATTTAGAAACTGAGACTCGGGAGATTGTTGATCTGGTAATCCCAACGTCAGATCGTGATTTGGCTCCCCAGTCTGTAGTAACTCGGGGGGCGTAGATTTGTCCCCGTATGCGGAGACTCTTAGGTCTAGATCCTACTTTATAGTGAATATAATAATGCATTATGATAGACTGTTCTTCTAAGCATTTGAGGCTAGTAGTTTCTCTATGGGAAATTTGGGCTGCTGAATTGGTCAGCTCATACTAACTAACCCGATGCACAAAGAAATCATCTGAGTTTAATGAATACTGAGATATGGTGCTTGTAATCATTGAGATAGGTTGTTTGGCTATAACAAGTTTGGGGTTGAAAATGACAAAAAAGGGGTTCAagttcaagtacctgcattgtgcACATTCCATAGACTTCGGACAAGTGTATTAGTTCCTGATGTTTGTTGCATCTGCAGATTTGACAAGATCATCAAAAAGGAAATACCTTCTACTGTGGTTTATGAGGACGAGAAGGTATTGCATAATGTTTTCTTTATATTCAGTTGGATTGAAAAATATTTTCTTAGATGATTTGTTGGTTGCTTTGCTTGCAATTATTCCATTATATGCTTTATGTTTAGGACACGACACTATTAAAATTAATTTCGTGATAAGTGATAACTGATAAGCATGTGAAATTGTGTTGTCGGAAATTGTGAGGGGGTTGTTCCCAATAAGTGGTAAAATGCTGTTGGTGCCTATTTGTTGAATTGATATGCTGGAAAAATGTTAGTACCTCTGTGTTATGTGTATGCAAGTAATCCCTTAAAACTTGTTTAGTATGCTGTAAGAATATTTAATTATCAGGTGGACTATGTGCTGATGTGTGCATATTTAGATATTGATGATTAACATTTTGTTAATGAAATGGAAAACTGGGTGACTGACTGAGCCTTACTGCTTAGAACTTAACCCTGTCTCGTTGTTTGTTTAATATTTCGGCTGCTTCCGAAATTGATGAACTTTACTATTTCATAGTAGAAAGCATATTATGTTAAGGAAAACTGTAATAAATCAGATCTGCATATTCATTTGTTTTCTAAGCTTTACACCTTCTATACAAAATTATCCTATTCGAATGAGAACAAACAacctggttctttgccgagtagcGGTTCTTGTAAATTATCATGTTACAGGAGTATGTGAATCGAAGATTCTATGTTGTCAATGGCTACTGTGCTAGATTTATAAATGGCAACTGTGCTGAGTGAACTGAGCGCTTAGTTGAATTCTGCTGTTTGCTGCTTTGTGTGAATGCCTAAACCTTCAGCCCAGTATGTGGTTCTTATTTTGCTACAGATTATATAATGCCCGGGGGACTGTCTTACCCtcgcaggtcgagttttttttaCTACAGATTATGAGTATTTGTAATCTATGAAGCACATCGATCTGATGTTTTGGTTCCAGGTACTGGCTTTCAGGGACATAAACCCTCAAGCTCCAACACACATTCTCATCATCCCCAAAGTCAAGGATGGACTAACTGGCCTGGCAAAGGTAGAGTTTACTGCTCATCAGTTACAGTGTGCTGTACTTGTCTAAAATCTGTAATCCTCATAAGCCAAAAGAAATACATTTCATCTTGGGCTATTTTCCCACTTCATAGGCTGAAGAGAGGCACATAGAAATACTTGGCTATCTCCTCTATGTTGCCAAGGTTGTTGCGAAGCAGGAAGGACTTGAAGATGGCTATCGCGTCGTCATCAATGACGGCCCAAGTGGATGTATGTGCAACTGAATGAATGCCCTTAAAAGCACATTCTCTGCCCCTTTGGCAACTTCCGTACTAACCATCTGCGGGTTTCTTCGATTGCAGGTCAATCTGTTTACCACATCCACGTTCATCTCCTCGGAGGCAGGCAAATGAACTGGCCCCCAGGCTAAGAATATCTTGTGATTGATCAGTGCTAATGCCAAGGACTGCTACTCCATTTCTCTAGAATAATCCCTGTAATTTCCATAAAAGCTAGTGCGCAGTGCGCTGACCTTGTGCTATATTTGTGGAATTACCGGAAGCATGCTGCTGTGATCTATGATTGGACACAAGAAACTTGTAACTGGTACTCCTATCATCGA
It contains:
- the LOC542474 gene encoding 14 kDa zinc-binding protein, which translates into the protein MSSEKEAALAAVLDDSPTIFDKIIKKEIPSTVVYEDEKVLAFRDINPQAPTHILIIPKVKDGLTGLAKAEERHIEILGYLLYVAKVVAKQEGLEDGYRVVINDGPSGCQSVYHIHVHLLGGRQMNWPPG